The following proteins are encoded in a genomic region of Rhizobium sp. CCGE531:
- the motC gene encoding chemotaxis protein MotC encodes MARKQHRRHLALTLTLGMLMPAAASAEGQDSLPLYKMLRSLEFVQDSVAAGDSSAGEMQRFLLATIDERLRNADKAVFEDNRNVDAALIYAMSGGNPETLEYLMSRDLNGNFDNRVADVLRKYLNGKGLLVVNTLADIAREYRDKPIGPYLSLVAGNVMSGKNAKAALQLYDWARLMAPGTIVEESALRRSLALCADAGTVPAGLDYARRYTRRFLHSPYASQFADLFVQLVVDHDSDVKQQDIVDILSFMDPPRQREIYLRMARRAAIAGKADLAALAANRAQAISTDGGDAFGALANFYGGVAGISTPELKSAINDLNQMPAGELNARDRALRDAAKAVAQEILRVPDPASLGQANVSNLSNQQNTEHDAAVTKQSGGQSPGTAGVEQGASANAAPAPEGGRQEAGSSFNAFVTTSRSKLDAIDGLLKQESH; translated from the coding sequence ATGGCGCGCAAACAGCATCGTCGTCACCTCGCGCTCACACTCACCCTCGGCATGCTGATGCCGGCGGCTGCGAGTGCCGAGGGGCAGGACAGCCTGCCGCTCTACAAGATGCTGCGCTCGCTTGAATTCGTCCAGGATTCCGTCGCGGCGGGCGACAGCTCCGCCGGAGAGATGCAGCGCTTCCTGCTCGCCACCATCGACGAACGCCTGCGCAATGCGGATAAAGCCGTGTTCGAGGACAACCGCAATGTCGATGCCGCCCTGATCTACGCCATGAGCGGCGGCAACCCCGAAACGCTCGAATATCTGATGTCGCGCGACCTCAACGGCAATTTCGACAATCGCGTCGCGGATGTCCTGAGAAAATATCTGAACGGCAAGGGGCTGCTGGTCGTCAACACGCTTGCCGACATCGCCAGGGAATATCGCGACAAGCCGATCGGTCCCTATCTCTCGCTCGTTGCCGGCAATGTCATGTCCGGCAAGAACGCCAAGGCCGCCCTGCAACTTTACGATTGGGCGCGTTTGATGGCCCCCGGTACGATCGTCGAGGAATCGGCGCTGCGTCGCTCGCTGGCTTTGTGCGCAGATGCGGGAACTGTGCCGGCCGGGCTCGACTATGCGCGGCGCTATACGAGGCGCTTTCTGCATTCGCCCTACGCCAGTCAGTTTGCCGATCTTTTCGTGCAGCTTGTGGTGGATCACGATTCCGACGTCAAGCAGCAGGACATTGTCGATATCCTGTCCTTCATGGACCCTCCCAGGCAAAGGGAGATCTATCTGCGCATGGCGCGCCGGGCCGCGATCGCCGGCAAGGCCGATCTCGCCGCGCTGGCGGCCAACCGCGCCCAGGCGATCTCCACCGACGGCGGCGACGCCTTCGGCGCGCTGGCGAATTTCTATGGTGGGGTGGCGGGCATATCCACGCCGGAACTGAAGTCGGCGATCAACGATCTCAATCAGATGCCGGCGGGCGAGCTGAACGCGCGCGATCGTGCCCTGCGCGATGCAGCAAAGGCGGTGGCGCAGGAGATATTGCGTGTCCCCGATCCTGCAAGCCTCGGGCAAGCCAATGTTTCTAACCTGTCCAACCAACAGAATACTGAACACGATGCTGCTGTGACGAAGCAATCGGGAGGCCAATCTCCCGGCACGGCGGGTGTTGAGCAGGGGGCCTCGGCGAACGCGGCTCCCGCCCCGGAGGGAGGACGGCAGGAGGCCGGTTCTTCGTTCAATGCATTCGTCACGACGAGCCGCTCGAAGCTGGATGCCATCGACGGCCTGTTGAAGCAGGAAAGTCATTGA
- a CDS encoding winged helix-turn-helix domain-containing protein — MIVVVDERELVKDGYTSLFGREGIPSTGFDPREFGEWVSTAAEGDIAAVEAFLIGQGQHVLELPRAIRDRTTAPVIAVSDQPSLEATLALFDCGVDDVVRKPVHPREILARAAAIRRRLKAINNYTDIGPIRVFADGRDPEVNGSVFALPRRERRILEYLIANRGRRVTKTQIFNAIYGIFDEEVEENVVESHISKLRKKLRKKLGFDPVDSKRFLGYCIDWS; from the coding sequence ATGATCGTAGTGGTTGATGAGCGAGAGCTCGTTAAGGACGGATATACATCACTGTTTGGACGCGAGGGCATCCCTTCCACAGGGTTCGATCCACGCGAATTCGGCGAATGGGTATCAACGGCGGCAGAGGGCGATATTGCTGCAGTTGAAGCCTTTCTGATCGGGCAGGGCCAGCATGTGCTCGAGCTTCCCAGGGCGATTCGCGATCGGACCACGGCGCCTGTGATCGCGGTCAGCGACCAGCCCTCGCTGGAAGCCACGCTTGCACTCTTCGATTGCGGCGTCGACGATGTCGTGCGCAAGCCAGTGCATCCTCGGGAGATCCTGGCCAGGGCCGCGGCGATCCGCCGTAGGCTGAAGGCGATCAACAACTATACCGATATCGGCCCGATTCGCGTCTTCGCGGACGGTCGTGATCCGGAAGTCAACGGTTCCGTGTTCGCCTTGCCGCGCCGAGAGCGCCGCATCCTCGAATACCTGATCGCCAATCGCGGCCGCCGGGTGACGAAGACGCAGATCTTCAACGCCATCTACGGTATCTTCGACGAAGAAGTCGAAGAAAACGTGGTTGAAAGCCATATTTCGAAACTGCGCAAGAAACTGCGCAAGAAGCTCGGTTTCGATCCGGTCGATTCCAAGCGCTTCCTCGGCTATTGCATCGACTGGAGCTGA
- a CDS encoding flagellar hook-length control protein FliK encodes MNDIGVSSASSGADILAAAKGARSAKQDDGKGFIDALTSSLGNGRKPSGPNAGTDATANANTTAGGDADEDTSAVKTAASNPASITLAIDEGANAGVGMIDTSGANLTDLAGLTKGTKPSQGAGAATLSKSLIELQKAVSAAAKGDAVPAEGDQTAAVADPVMPAVDTSKAPAQSTTLDQLAELAQQLADVTATDGRTTPVKGDGKTPVVKGGKDAQSTDDSKSAPTQDNQATTTISDALSLLNVPQPVVAAQPVVAAQAGTALAGKATDDAKIQGMPLGNAAVTDDASDATVTLPDGGKGSDAAQTFRLTRSDGRGSALDLSISKSGDDAADVKVAASAGGDTPAITVLDSRRYLGFATNSNSALVAGALAGDREWSAALQPGSALSNAATLSSTGKVVNTLKIQLRPDNLGDVTATMRLSGGQLSVDLKVQTGEAYRQLHADQSHMVEALRAQGYQVDNITVTLASNADQQSDSGRNSGSNQQQSLLNQGQGGDARPRGQNYSGQQSDGNNGNRSSGERGVEDGAAGGVQRSGSGAVYL; translated from the coding sequence ATGAACGACATCGGTGTATCCAGCGCCTCATCCGGGGCGGATATTCTTGCTGCCGCCAAGGGCGCCCGCTCCGCGAAGCAGGACGACGGCAAGGGCTTTATCGATGCGCTGACCAGTTCGCTCGGCAACGGGCGCAAGCCCTCCGGCCCGAACGCCGGGACGGACGCGACGGCGAACGCAAACACGACAGCCGGTGGCGATGCGGATGAAGATACGAGTGCCGTAAAGACGGCAGCGAGCAACCCCGCGTCGATAACCCTAGCCATCGATGAAGGCGCCAACGCTGGGGTTGGGATGATCGATACGTCCGGAGCCAATCTCACAGACCTCGCCGGCCTGACCAAGGGGACAAAGCCTTCCCAGGGTGCCGGTGCAGCCACGCTCTCGAAATCGCTGATAGAGCTGCAGAAGGCGGTATCGGCAGCGGCGAAAGGCGACGCGGTTCCCGCGGAAGGCGATCAGACGGCGGCAGTCGCCGACCCGGTTATGCCGGCTGTCGATACGAGCAAGGCACCGGCACAATCGACCACGCTCGATCAGCTTGCCGAGCTCGCGCAGCAATTGGCCGACGTCACGGCGACCGACGGTCGAACCACGCCGGTGAAGGGCGATGGAAAAACACCTGTCGTGAAAGGCGGGAAGGACGCGCAGTCGACGGATGATAGTAAGTCTGCGCCGACGCAAGACAATCAGGCGACGACTACGATTTCCGATGCCCTATCGCTGCTGAACGTTCCGCAGCCCGTCGTTGCCGCGCAGCCGGTTGTTGCCGCGCAGGCGGGCACGGCGCTGGCGGGCAAGGCGACCGACGATGCGAAAATCCAGGGAATGCCGCTCGGCAACGCGGCTGTCACGGATGATGCATCGGATGCGACGGTGACGCTGCCCGACGGCGGCAAGGGATCGGATGCCGCGCAGACCTTCCGCCTGACGCGGTCGGATGGTCGCGGCAGCGCGCTCGACCTGTCGATCAGCAAGAGCGGAGATGATGCGGCGGACGTGAAAGTGGCGGCTTCCGCGGGCGGCGATACCCCGGCGATTACAGTCTTGGATTCCCGCCGCTATCTGGGGTTTGCCACCAACTCCAATTCGGCGCTCGTCGCCGGGGCACTGGCGGGCGATCGCGAATGGTCGGCCGCGTTGCAGCCGGGTTCGGCGCTTTCCAATGCCGCAACCCTGTCCAGCACGGGCAAGGTCGTCAACACGCTCAAGATCCAACTGCGCCCCGATAATCTCGGCGATGTCACGGCCACCATGCGGCTTTCGGGAGGTCAGCTGAGCGTCGACCTGAAAGTGCAGACGGGTGAGGCCTACAGGCAGCTTCATGCCGATCAGAGCCACATGGTCGAGGCACTGCGCGCCCAAGGCTACCAGGTGGACAATATCACCGTCACCCTGGCCTCCAACGCGGATCAGCAGTCGGATAGCGGCCGCAATTCCGGATCGAACCAGCAACAATCCCTGTTGAACCAGGGACAAGGGGGCGACGCGCGTCCCAGGGGCCAGAACTATTCGGGACAGCAGTCAGATGGAAACAATGGCAATCGCAGTTCGGGTGAGCGCGGTGTTGAAGACGGCGCTGCTGGTGGCGTTCAGCGTTCTGGTTCTGGGGCGGTTTACCTCTGA
- a CDS encoding MotB family protein, with product MSDGDQNHGKHEIIIVKRHGGGDHDAGHGGAWKIAYADFMTAMMAFFLVMWLVNAANEETKASVASYFNPIKLADEKPTEKGLKKPVDQANGEKNQQKSEKPQDKPNDGKSAKTGEDLTSTSGDQTNYSEADFFENPYSVLAEIAQEVGQQANVSAKGEGGAAQSGPATGADGGQAYRDPFDPDFWTKQVRVSSASKKANEEQSAKSDQKDKGEVIALSKATAADTGQPAEQPQTPEQQPTVSAQQATGKQQEKQTQAQQIAKASGQSDASMPEDNAALTQGKDVTPTKAQQQEAKDLQQAIQAEINGVAGQLAEGLQVTAAEGGVLVTISDQSNDPMFNIGSAVPRREMVLAMEKIGKILAERKGSLLIRGHTDGRPYMVGGRNDNWRLSLDRAQSAYYMLTSSGLDEKRIAQVSGFADRRLKLPEDPFNDANRRIEILIANPSDQAVKQGASPDVQSPAKPASGKGKSGQGKQG from the coding sequence ATGAGCGACGGCGATCAAAATCACGGCAAGCACGAGATCATCATCGTCAAGCGCCACGGCGGCGGCGATCATGATGCAGGCCATGGCGGTGCATGGAAGATCGCCTATGCCGACTTCATGACAGCCATGATGGCTTTCTTCCTGGTGATGTGGCTGGTAAACGCCGCCAACGAGGAGACGAAGGCATCTGTCGCCTCCTATTTCAATCCCATCAAGCTTGCCGACGAAAAGCCGACCGAGAAGGGGCTCAAGAAGCCCGTCGACCAGGCTAACGGTGAAAAGAACCAGCAAAAGTCGGAAAAACCGCAGGACAAGCCGAACGACGGCAAATCCGCCAAGACCGGCGAGGACCTGACATCGACCTCGGGCGACCAGACGAACTATTCCGAAGCCGATTTCTTCGAGAATCCCTATTCGGTCCTGGCTGAAATCGCACAGGAAGTCGGTCAGCAGGCCAATGTCAGCGCCAAGGGCGAGGGCGGTGCCGCCCAGTCCGGCCCTGCCACGGGCGCGGACGGCGGTCAGGCCTACCGCGATCCCTTCGATCCTGATTTCTGGACCAAGCAGGTTCGGGTTTCCAGCGCCTCGAAGAAAGCGAATGAGGAACAGTCCGCCAAGTCGGATCAAAAGGACAAGGGCGAAGTTATCGCGCTGTCGAAGGCAACGGCCGCCGATACCGGCCAGCCGGCCGAGCAGCCGCAGACGCCTGAACAGCAGCCGACCGTGAGCGCGCAGCAGGCGACCGGCAAACAGCAGGAAAAGCAGACGCAGGCCCAGCAAATCGCCAAGGCTTCCGGGCAAAGCGACGCGTCCATGCCTGAAGACAATGCCGCCCTGACTCAGGGCAAGGACGTGACGCCGACGAAGGCGCAGCAGCAGGAGGCCAAGGATCTGCAGCAGGCGATCCAGGCCGAGATCAACGGCGTTGCCGGGCAGCTCGCCGAGGGGCTGCAGGTCACCGCGGCCGAAGGCGGCGTGCTGGTCACGATTTCCGATCAGAGCAATGATCCGATGTTCAATATCGGCTCGGCCGTTCCGCGCCGGGAGATGGTGCTGGCGATGGAGAAGATCGGCAAGATCCTGGCCGAGCGCAAGGGATCGCTTCTGATCCGGGGCCACACGGACGGGCGCCCCTATATGGTCGGCGGCCGCAACGACAACTGGCGCCTGTCGCTCGATCGCGCCCAGAGCGCCTACTATATGCTGACCAGTAGCGGGCTGGACGAGAAACGGATCGCGCAGGTTTCCGGCTTCGCGGACCGACGGCTGAAGCTGCCCGAGGATCCTTTCAACGATGCCAATCGCCGTATCGAGATCCTGATTGCCAATCCTTCAGACCAAGCCGTGAAGCAAGGGGCCAGCCCGGATGTGCAGAGCCCGGCCAAGCCCGCTTCGGGGAAGGGCAAATCAGGCCAAGGCAAACAGGGCTAG
- a CDS encoding pyridoxal-dependent decarboxylase, protein MFSLQDAGRAAVDRHERTSLDPDDWQALRKQGHQMLDDMLDHLETLGTKPVWQHAPASARALFDAPLPVEASDLAEVHAIFRENVLPYGSGNTHPGFMGWVQGGGTVAGMLAEMLAGGLNANLGGRDHMPIEVERQIVRWTRQIFSFPETAGGIFLTGASQANFVAVQIARCRKLGRNVRATGLSDESPLVAYASSEVHGCVPRAFEMSGIGSNQLRRIPVDALGRIDLDALEQVILRDRQDGFMPFLLIGSAGTVNTGAVDDLAALRGIADTYDLHFHVDGALGALGILNDELAPLFAGIETCDSLAFDFHKWGQVPYDAGFLLVRHSEWQRQTFASDAAYLSRAATGLAGGDWWPCDYGPDLSRGFRALKTWFTLKTYGVKALGEAMSANCMLARELARRIEQEPALKLLAPVALNIVCFAYVGADGTMPASVNSQIVERLHAEGRVAPSLTHLNGQPAIRAAIVNHRTRQTDIDALVRSVLTIGSQQDLPQC, encoded by the coding sequence ATGTTCAGTTTGCAGGACGCCGGACGAGCGGCAGTTGATCGCCATGAGCGAACAAGCCTCGACCCGGACGACTGGCAGGCCCTGCGCAAACAGGGTCACCAGATGCTTGACGACATGCTCGATCATCTCGAGACGCTCGGCACGAAGCCGGTTTGGCAACATGCTCCCGCCTCCGCCCGTGCCTTGTTCGATGCGCCGTTGCCCGTGGAGGCCAGTGATCTGGCTGAAGTCCATGCCATCTTCCGGGAAAACGTCCTGCCCTACGGCAGCGGCAACACCCATCCCGGCTTCATGGGCTGGGTCCAGGGCGGAGGCACCGTCGCCGGCATGCTGGCCGAAATGCTGGCCGGCGGGCTTAATGCCAATCTCGGCGGACGCGACCACATGCCGATCGAGGTCGAGCGCCAGATCGTCCGCTGGACGCGCCAGATCTTCTCCTTCCCGGAAACGGCCGGCGGCATATTCCTGACCGGCGCATCGCAGGCCAATTTCGTTGCGGTGCAAATCGCCAGATGCCGCAAGCTCGGCCGTAATGTGCGCGCAACCGGCCTGTCCGACGAATCCCCTCTGGTCGCCTATGCGTCGAGCGAGGTGCATGGTTGCGTTCCGCGCGCCTTCGAAATGTCCGGCATCGGCAGCAATCAGCTGCGGCGCATTCCGGTCGACGCCCTTGGCCGGATCGATCTTGATGCGCTGGAGCAGGTGATCCTGCGCGACAGACAGGACGGCTTCATGCCATTCCTCCTCATCGGCAGCGCGGGAACGGTCAACACCGGCGCCGTCGACGATCTCGCCGCCTTGCGCGGCATTGCCGACACCTATGATCTTCATTTTCACGTCGACGGCGCGCTCGGCGCGCTTGGCATTCTTAACGACGAGCTCGCACCTTTGTTTGCGGGGATCGAAACCTGCGATTCGCTTGCTTTCGATTTCCACAAGTGGGGCCAGGTACCCTATGATGCCGGCTTCCTCCTAGTGCGCCACAGCGAGTGGCAGCGGCAAACCTTTGCTTCGGATGCCGCCTATCTCAGCCGGGCGGCGACCGGGCTTGCAGGCGGAGATTGGTGGCCCTGCGACTACGGCCCGGATCTTTCGCGTGGCTTCAGGGCGCTGAAGACCTGGTTCACGCTCAAAACTTATGGCGTCAAAGCGTTGGGGGAGGCAATGAGCGCCAACTGCATGCTGGCACGCGAGCTTGCGCGACGGATCGAGCAGGAGCCTGCGCTGAAATTGCTCGCGCCCGTCGCCCTCAACATCGTCTGCTTCGCCTATGTCGGAGCCGACGGAACAATGCCGGCATCCGTCAATTCCCAGATCGTCGAGCGTCTCCACGCCGAAGGCCGGGTCGCTCCGTCCCTGACCCATCTGAACGGTCAGCCGGCAATCCGCGCGGCGATCGTAAACCACCGTACGCGACAGACGGATATCGACGCGCTCGTTCGGAGCGTTTTGACAATCGGCTCCCAACAGGATCTTCCGCAATGCTGA
- a CDS encoding tetratricopeptide repeat-containing protein, whose amino-acid sequence MLMTKAPMADPAPLNMPVGARILGMQRIVSLVYAGHDVAPLWSELMQRVTADPTDAAALLDMAIILQTLARGDEARQILKSAVQMRRDFCIVHGDGAGPRLLAFVTEGDFMANTPLDFLLAGSDCVLWLRYVDLETSVLADLPDHDVAFMAIGESTENAPLLAHMQALLAKFDGPVMNCNPELIARLTRDGVSSMLANEPSILSPFTYRVSHADLTAVAARARRLDDCAPGLAYPLVVRPISTHAGNGMERITDSAELAAFLEAQPVPELYVAPFIDFRGTDGLYNKQRVVFIDGKAFASHMALSDHWIVHYLSAGMAQSAAKRAVEQAWMENFDQDFAVRHKESFAALCRYIQLDYFGIDCAELPDGRLLVFELDVAMVVHDMDDPIIYPYKQVAMRKLFDGFVDAVRQRAAATLAKAS is encoded by the coding sequence ATGCTGATGACCAAAGCCCCCATGGCCGATCCGGCCCCACTGAACATGCCGGTCGGCGCTCGAATTCTCGGCATGCAGAGAATAGTCTCGCTCGTCTATGCCGGCCACGACGTCGCCCCGCTCTGGAGCGAGCTCATGCAACGCGTGACGGCGGATCCAACCGACGCCGCCGCGCTGTTGGACATGGCGATCATCCTTCAAACCCTCGCCCGTGGCGACGAGGCCCGCCAGATCCTGAAGAGCGCCGTGCAGATGCGCCGTGACTTCTGCATAGTTCATGGCGATGGAGCGGGACCACGGCTGCTGGCTTTCGTCACCGAGGGCGATTTCATGGCCAATACACCGCTGGATTTTCTGCTGGCGGGCAGCGACTGCGTACTGTGGCTGCGCTATGTCGACCTGGAGACATCCGTGCTCGCTGATCTGCCGGACCATGACGTCGCCTTCATGGCGATTGGCGAATCGACCGAAAACGCCCCTCTGCTCGCCCATATGCAGGCGCTGCTTGCCAAATTCGACGGTCCGGTGATGAATTGCAATCCGGAACTGATCGCCAGGCTGACGCGCGACGGCGTCAGCAGCATGTTGGCGAATGAGCCCTCCATCCTCTCGCCCTTTACCTACCGCGTATCGCACGCCGATCTTACGGCAGTCGCAGCGCGCGCGAGGCGACTGGACGATTGCGCTCCCGGCCTCGCCTACCCGCTCGTCGTGCGCCCGATCAGCACGCATGCCGGCAACGGCATGGAACGCATCACCGACTCCGCCGAGCTTGCCGCCTTTCTGGAGGCCCAGCCCGTTCCGGAACTCTACGTCGCGCCCTTCATCGATTTTCGCGGTACTGACGGCCTCTACAACAAGCAGCGCGTCGTGTTCATCGACGGCAAGGCTTTCGCAAGCCACATGGCGCTCTCAGACCATTGGATCGTGCATTATCTGAGCGCCGGCATGGCGCAGAGCGCGGCAAAACGCGCCGTCGAGCAGGCATGGATGGAAAATTTCGATCAGGATTTCGCCGTGCGCCACAAGGAAAGCTTCGCAGCCCTTTGCCGCTATATCCAGCTCGACTATTTCGGCATCGACTGCGCGGAACTTCCCGACGGACGTCTGCTGGTGTTCGAGCTCGATGTCGCAATGGTGGTCCACGACATGGATGATCCGATCATCTATCCCTACAAGCAGGTCGCCATGCGCAAACTGTTCGATGGCTTCGTCGATGCCGTCAGGCAAAGGGCTGCCGCGACCCTGGCAAAGGCGTCCTGA
- a CDS encoding flagellin, whose translation MSNVTTNHAASAALTVLRGINKDLGVVQHQVSSAYRIETASDDPTYWSMATTMRSDRSSLSTITDALGLGSSKVDIASTAMDTVVNLLTQIQSKLVSAKESGTNKDAINSDIQQLKNQLQSVTQSASFSGENWLYNTDQQPSTQHSVISNFTRGAGSQISLTTIGYDSSQTLMIDTADPSRGLLTKNIDASTFDTSSSGSPTARNYYLLAADSGTTPTGGTEIAISSSTTDNELTDMLNVTNSLLKSATSADSTLGLMKSNIDDQSDYISKLSDAIKSSVGDLVDTNMEEASVRQNALQTAQQMGIQALSIANSMASKVLILLQGK comes from the coding sequence ATGAGCAATGTGACGACGAATCATGCTGCGTCCGCGGCGCTGACCGTGTTACGCGGAATCAACAAAGATCTCGGTGTCGTGCAGCATCAGGTCTCGTCCGCTTACCGCATCGAGACGGCGAGCGACGATCCGACCTACTGGTCGATGGCGACCACCATGCGCTCCGACCGGAGCAGCCTTTCCACGATCACGGATGCGCTGGGCCTCGGCTCCTCCAAGGTCGACATCGCCTCCACCGCCATGGATACGGTCGTCAACCTTTTGACCCAGATCCAGTCGAAACTGGTTTCGGCAAAGGAGTCGGGCACCAACAAGGATGCGATCAACTCCGATATTCAGCAGCTTAAGAATCAGCTGCAATCCGTTACCCAATCGGCGTCCTTCTCCGGCGAGAACTGGCTCTACAACACCGACCAGCAGCCCAGCACGCAGCATTCCGTGATCAGCAATTTCACGCGCGGCGCCGGCAGCCAGATCAGCCTCACGACGATCGGTTACGACAGTTCGCAGACCCTGATGATCGATACCGCCGATCCGAGCCGGGGATTGCTGACGAAGAATATCGACGCGAGCACGTTCGACACATCGAGCAGCGGCAGCCCCACGGCCCGTAACTACTATCTCCTGGCCGCCGATAGCGGCACGACGCCGACGGGCGGAACGGAGATCGCCATATCGAGCAGCACGACGGACAACGAGCTGACCGACATGCTCAATGTCACCAACTCGCTCCTGAAGTCCGCGACCTCGGCGGATTCGACGCTGGGTCTGATGAAGTCGAACATCGACGATCAGTCGGACTATATTTCCAAGCTCAGCGACGCCATCAAGAGCAGCGTCGGCGATCTCGTCGACACGAATATGGAAGAGGCGTCGGTGCGGCAGAATGCCCTGCAGACAGCCCAGCAGATGGGCATTCAGGCGTTGTCGATCGCCAACAGCATGGCAAGCAAGGTGCTGATTCTTCTTCAGGGGAAATGA
- a CDS encoding lytic transglycosylase domain-containing protein encodes MAIAVRVSAVLKTALLVAFSVLVLGRFTSEALASGNPAPPDNGAAGLCEREIQSAAVKYGIPEGILYSVGLTETGRKGSLYPYALNVEGRPIFPPSEGAALQIFAAARQNGAKLIDVGCMQINQYFHGENFASVDAMFDPRSNVEYAAKFLRNLHDRHETWTMAVARYHAGPNNDPAQKVYVCRVIANLVATGYGKWTPNAATFCQN; translated from the coding sequence ATGGCAATCGCAGTTCGGGTGAGCGCGGTGTTGAAGACGGCGCTGCTGGTGGCGTTCAGCGTTCTGGTTCTGGGGCGGTTTACCTCTGAGGCGCTCGCGTCGGGCAATCCGGCACCGCCCGACAACGGTGCCGCGGGCCTTTGCGAACGTGAAATCCAGTCTGCTGCCGTGAAATATGGGATACCGGAAGGAATTCTCTATTCGGTCGGCCTGACGGAGACGGGACGCAAGGGATCGCTCTATCCCTATGCTCTCAATGTCGAGGGGCGGCCGATCTTCCCGCCATCGGAGGGCGCCGCCCTGCAGATATTCGCCGCGGCCCGGCAGAACGGCGCAAAGCTTATCGACGTCGGCTGCATGCAGATCAACCAGTATTTTCACGGTGAAAATTTTGCTTCCGTCGACGCGATGTTCGATCCCCGCAGCAACGTCGAGTATGCCGCGAAGTTTCTCCGCAATCTGCACGACAGGCATGAGACCTGGACGATGGCGGTAGCTAGATACCACGCCGGCCCGAACAATGACCCCGCCCAGAAGGTCTATGTCTGCCGCGTGATCGCCAATCTGGTTGCCACCGGCTACGGGAAATGGACGCCCAACGCGGCGACTTTCTGTCAAAACTAA
- a CDS encoding flagellin yields MTSILTNDAAMSALQTLRGINTNLQDTQSRVSSGYRVAKAADNAAYWSIATTMRSDNSALSAVSDALGLGAAKVDTAYTAMDNSIKVVQQIKDKLVAATENSVSKADVQEEVTQLQQQLESIAQSASFSGQNWMYAANGASASVVSSFVRNNDGTVAVNSTSYSFDTGSQGNVMFGATGGGTIDTSSGILGTEQNINGTSYSVFSLDITNMTSGDIGNAMNLVQGALNAMTSTASQLGSLSTRIDLQTSFVSTLRDTIDSGVGKLVDANMEEESSRLSALQTQQQLAIQSLQIANTSAQNVLSLFK; encoded by the coding sequence ATGACCAGCATTCTCACCAACGACGCGGCAATGTCCGCGCTTCAAACCCTGCGCGGCATCAACACGAACCTGCAGGATACGCAAAGCCGCGTTTCCTCGGGCTATCGCGTCGCCAAGGCAGCCGACAATGCCGCCTATTGGTCGATCGCGACCACCATGCGCTCGGACAACAGCGCGCTTTCCGCCGTGTCGGACGCATTGGGCCTGGGTGCCGCCAAGGTCGATACGGCCTATACGGCGATGGACAATTCCATCAAGGTCGTTCAGCAGATCAAGGACAAACTCGTCGCGGCAACTGAGAACAGCGTCTCCAAGGCGGACGTTCAAGAAGAAGTCACTCAGCTGCAGCAGCAGTTGGAAAGCATCGCGCAGTCCGCGTCCTTCTCGGGCCAGAACTGGATGTATGCAGCCAATGGCGCCTCCGCCTCCGTCGTTTCCTCTTTCGTGCGCAACAATGACGGAACGGTCGCAGTCAACAGCACCAGTTACAGCTTCGATACCGGTTCGCAAGGCAACGTCATGTTCGGCGCGACCGGCGGTGGCACGATCGATACCAGCTCTGGTATTCTCGGCACTGAGCAGAACATCAACGGCACATCCTATTCCGTCTTCAGCCTCGATATCACCAACATGACGAGCGGCGATATCGGCAATGCGATGAACCTCGTGCAGGGCGCCCTCAACGCCATGACAAGCACGGCCTCGCAGCTCGGCTCGCTTTCGACCCGCATCGATCTGCAGACCAGCTTCGTTTCCACGCTGCGCGATACGATCGATTCCGGCGTCGGCAAGCTCGTCGATGCGAATATGGAAGAGGAGTCGAGCAGGCTGTCGGCCTTGCAGACGCAGCAGCAATTGGCCATCCAGTCGCTGCAGATCGCCAACACCAGCGCGCAGAACGTTCTGTCCCTCTTCAAGTGA